A window of the Pseudomonas sp. B21_DOA genome harbors these coding sequences:
- the pcaC gene encoding 4-carboxymuconolactone decarboxylase — protein sequence MDEKQRYDEGMQVRRAVLGDAHVDRSLTTLTEFNSEFQEMITRHAWGDIWTRPGLPRHTRSLITIAMLIGMNREGELKLHLRAAANNGVSRGEIKEVIMQSAIYCGIPAANATFHLAESVWDELGVESRD from the coding sequence GTGGACGAGAAACAACGTTACGACGAAGGCATGCAAGTCCGCCGTGCGGTGCTGGGCGATGCCCACGTCGATCGCAGCCTGACCACGCTGACCGAGTTCAACTCGGAATTCCAGGAGATGATCACCCGCCACGCCTGGGGCGACATCTGGACCCGCCCGGGCCTGCCCCGCCATACCCGCAGCCTGATCACCATCGCCATGCTGATCGGCATGAACCGCGAGGGCGAACTGAAACTGCACCTGCGCGCGGCGGCCAACAACGGCGTCAGCCGCGGCGAGATCAAGGAAGTGATCATGCAGAGCGCGATCTACTGCGGAATTCCGGCGGCGAATGCGACGTTTCATCTGGCGGAATCGGTGTGGGATGAGCTAGGAGTCGAATCCCGGGATTGA
- the pcaD gene encoding 3-oxoadipate enol-lactonase, translated as MAFVQLADGELHYEIEGPAEAPVLVLSNSLGTDLHMWDAQMPAFTEHFRVLRFDTRGHGRSLVTEGPYSIEQLGHDVLGLLDALHIERAHFCGLSMGGLIGQWLGINAGHRLHKLIVCNTAAKIGDPSVWNPRIETVLRDGPAAMVALRDASIARWFTPDFSAAHPEAAKKITDMLAATNPQGYAANCAAVRDADFREQLASINVPLLVIAGSEDAVTPPSGGHFIRDHVRGAEYAEFHAAHLSNVQAGAAFSDRVLAFLQAQ; from the coding sequence GTGGCTTTCGTTCAACTCGCCGATGGCGAACTGCACTATGAAATTGAGGGCCCGGCGGAGGCGCCGGTGCTGGTGCTGTCCAACTCGCTAGGCACCGACCTGCACATGTGGGACGCGCAAATGCCGGCGTTCACCGAGCATTTCCGCGTGCTGCGTTTCGACACGCGCGGCCACGGTCGATCGCTGGTCACCGAAGGGCCGTACAGCATTGAGCAATTGGGTCATGACGTCCTCGGTCTGCTCGATGCGCTGCATATCGAGCGCGCGCATTTCTGCGGACTGTCGATGGGCGGGCTGATCGGTCAGTGGCTGGGGATCAACGCAGGCCATCGTCTGCACAAACTGATCGTGTGCAACACGGCGGCGAAAATCGGCGATCCGTCGGTATGGAATCCGCGCATCGAAACCGTATTGCGCGATGGCCCGGCGGCGATGGTCGCGCTGCGTGATGCCTCGATTGCGCGCTGGTTTACCCCGGACTTTTCCGCAGCGCATCCCGAGGCGGCGAAGAAGATTACCGACATGCTTGCCGCAACCAATCCACAAGGCTATGCGGCCAACTGCGCGGCCGTGCGCGATGCCGATTTCCGTGAACAACTGGCTTCGATCAACGTGCCGTTGCTGGTGATTGCCGGCAGCGAAGATGCGGTGACGCCGCCGTCCGGCGGGCACTTCATCCGCGACCACGTGCGCGGTGCCGAGTACGCCGAGTTCCATGCGGCGCATTTGTCCAACGTGCAGGCCGGCGCCGCTTTCAGCGACCGTGTGCTGGCGTTTTTGCAGGCTCAGTGA